A single genomic interval of Aestuariirhabdus haliotis harbors:
- a CDS encoding pirin family protein, producing MLVVRKGDDRGAADFGWLRSRHSFSFGSYYDPQHMGVSTLRVINDDWVAPSGGFDTHGHRDMEIISVVLAGVIEHQDTMGHQHRLQPGDVQVMSAGTGVQHSEYNASAQEPLQFLQIWIEPDTHGLKPSYAQQHFGEAKGQTLLASRDARDGSLPIHQDADIYQLVLDAGEHSIPLSEGRTCYLHLYQGELSITGPSNNAETLTGGDAVTITNEGHLDLQIKQPGVKALLFDLP from the coding sequence ATGTTGGTTGTACGTAAAGGTGATGATCGCGGCGCGGCCGATTTTGGTTGGTTGAGATCCCGCCATAGCTTTTCATTTGGCAGTTATTACGACCCCCAACATATGGGGGTATCAACTCTTCGAGTGATCAATGACGATTGGGTGGCCCCGAGCGGTGGTTTTGATACCCATGGGCATCGGGATATGGAGATTATCAGTGTCGTGCTGGCCGGTGTAATAGAGCACCAGGACACAATGGGCCATCAGCACCGATTACAGCCGGGGGATGTGCAGGTGATGAGTGCGGGTACGGGCGTGCAGCACAGTGAGTACAACGCCTCTGCACAAGAGCCGTTACAGTTTTTGCAAATATGGATAGAACCCGATACCCATGGCCTGAAACCGAGCTACGCGCAGCAACACTTTGGCGAAGCCAAGGGCCAAACACTGCTTGCATCCAGAGATGCTCGAGACGGCTCGCTGCCCATTCACCAGGACGCCGATATCTATCAGTTAGTGCTCGATGCTGGCGAGCATTCCATTCCTCTCAGCGAAGGCCGTACTTGCTACCTTCACCTGTATCAGGGGGAGCTGTCGATCACAGGCCCATCAAATAACGCAGAAACACTAACCGGCGGCGATGCGGTCACCATCACCAATGAAGGGCATTTGGATTTGCAGATCAAACAACCGGGCGTCAAGGCGCTGCTGTTTGATCTGCCATAG
- the htpX gene encoding protease HtpX, with amino-acid sequence MKRIFLFLMTNIAIMVVLSITLRLLGVDSILAENGSDLNVQALVILSGVIGFGGSFISLAISKWMAKRMTGAVVITTPSNNVEKWLLSTVEKQAQIVGIKMPEVAIFPSSQMNAFATGASKNSALVAVSQGLLDNMDQGEIEAVVGHEMSHVANGDMVTLTLIQGVVNTFVVFLSRIIGHLVDRVILKNERGHGIGYFVTVIVAQMVLSILASVIVMYFSRKREFIADTGGADLAGHQNMINALKRLAQKEPEALPEQMAAFGIDEKPKKGWAHLWSSHPPIEDRIQALEERAARMAS; translated from the coding sequence ATGAAACGCATATTTCTTTTTTTAATGACCAACATCGCCATCATGGTAGTGCTGAGTATTACGCTACGCCTTCTGGGAGTGGATAGCATATTGGCCGAGAATGGGTCTGATCTTAATGTTCAGGCGTTAGTGATTCTGTCAGGCGTAATCGGTTTTGGTGGCTCCTTTATCTCTCTGGCTATTTCCAAGTGGATGGCCAAGCGTATGACCGGTGCGGTCGTGATTACCACTCCATCGAATAATGTTGAAAAGTGGCTGTTGAGCACCGTTGAAAAGCAGGCCCAAATCGTAGGGATTAAAATGCCGGAAGTGGCAATTTTTCCCTCTTCCCAGATGAATGCCTTTGCCACCGGTGCGAGCAAAAACAGTGCCCTGGTAGCGGTTTCGCAAGGCCTCTTGGACAATATGGACCAGGGAGAAATTGAGGCCGTTGTCGGGCATGAAATGAGCCATGTTGCCAATGGCGATATGGTGACCCTGACCCTTATTCAAGGCGTCGTAAATACCTTTGTGGTGTTCTTGTCACGTATTATTGGCCATCTGGTTGATCGAGTGATCCTGAAGAATGAACGTGGTCATGGCATTGGTTATTTCGTCACGGTGATCGTTGCGCAAATGGTTCTGTCCATTCTTGCCAGTGTGATTGTTATGTATTTTTCCAGAAAGCGTGAGTTTATTGCCGACACGGGTGGTGCCGATTTAGCCGGGCATCAGAATATGATCAATGCCCTCAAGCGTTTGGCGCAAAAAGAGCCGGAAGCTCTCCCCGAGCAGATGGCCGCTTTTGGTATTGATGAAAAGCCTAAAAAAGGCTGGGCTCACCTGTGGTCATCCCATCCGCCAATAGAAGATCGTATTCAAGCATTGGAAGAGCGTGCCGCAAGAATGGCATCCTGA
- a CDS encoding DUF1415 family protein, with the protein MSQQNDPVVVLPPATQITRNWVERVLVGLKFCAPSNPSLIQDRVHYRVMDDDLDDAMTSLIEECEHLDQNSHIENTLMIFPDNMQHFYSFKLVADMARELMAEQGFSDQYQLELLHPHYRFRDSSAKNPINYIKRSPYPTLHLVRKSCLEYALLNFPEGSEDGGKKNRMLKRGEQGIAQMQCLAGEAWEAA; encoded by the coding sequence ATGTCACAACAAAATGATCCTGTAGTCGTGCTGCCTCCGGCTACACAAATTACCCGCAATTGGGTAGAACGCGTATTGGTGGGGCTGAAGTTTTGTGCTCCTTCTAACCCAAGCCTGATTCAGGACCGAGTTCATTATCGTGTTATGGACGACGATCTTGATGACGCCATGACCTCATTGATCGAAGAGTGCGAACACCTTGATCAGAACTCGCATATTGAAAACACCCTGATGATTTTCCCAGACAATATGCAACACTTTTACTCCTTTAAACTGGTTGCTGATATGGCTCGCGAACTGATGGCCGAGCAGGGCTTCTCGGACCAGTATCAGTTGGAGCTGTTGCATCCTCATTATCGTTTCCGGGACAGCAGTGCCAAAAACCCGATTAACTACATCAAGCGCTCTCCTTATCCGACATTGCACCTGGTGCGTAAATCCTGCCTGGAATACGCCCTGTTGAATTTCCCGGAAGGGAGTGAGGACGGCGGAAAAAAAAACAGGATGTTAAAGAGGGGTGAGCAGGGCATAGCGCAGATGCAGTGTCTAGCGGGTGAGGCTTGGGAAGCCGCCTGA
- a CDS encoding DUF1415 domain-containing protein: MTQPTDCDTSGLEASGTSPIFDPAAQTREWVERVVVGLNFCPFAKRELIQQRINFRIMEEDLERALWSLVNECQRLDADGNIETSLLIFPAGLNDFHSFLLVVEMATDLLLEQGYEGVYQLATFHPDYCFEGSEADDPANYTNRSPYPTLHLIREASLERALEHYPDPESIPENNINKARELGLEKMQQLLGNCLTSR, translated from the coding sequence ATGACACAGCCAACCGATTGCGATACCTCAGGTCTGGAAGCATCAGGCACTTCACCCATCTTCGACCCGGCCGCCCAGACCCGTGAATGGGTCGAACGTGTCGTGGTAGGCCTCAACTTTTGCCCTTTTGCCAAGCGCGAACTGATTCAGCAACGGATCAATTTTCGCATCATGGAGGAGGATCTGGAGCGAGCCCTGTGGTCACTGGTGAACGAATGCCAGCGCCTGGATGCCGATGGCAATATAGAAACATCATTACTGATCTTTCCCGCCGGCCTGAACGACTTTCACAGTTTCTTGCTCGTGGTTGAAATGGCCACCGATCTGCTTTTGGAGCAAGGCTATGAAGGCGTTTACCAGCTGGCAACCTTTCACCCGGATTACTGCTTCGAAGGCAGTGAAGCGGATGACCCGGCAAATTACACCAATCGATCACCTTACCCGACCTTGCATTTGATTCGAGAGGCCAGCCTGGAACGAGCCCTGGAACATTACCCGGATCCGGAGTCGATTCCGGAGAATAATATCAATAAGGCACGGGAACTGGGCTTGGAAAAAATGCAGCAGCTGTTAGGTAACTGTTTGACCAGCCGATAA
- the ureG gene encoding urease accessory protein UreG, with product MSQQCLRVGVGGPVGSGKTALLKALCQALREHYNLAVVTNDIYTREDAQFLLRHEALEEDRIMGVETGGCPHTAIREDASMNLAAIDELQARHQGLELVLVESGGDNLSATFSPELSDLTLYVIDVSAGDKIPRKGGPGITKSDLLIINKTDLAPLVGADLEVMDRDASMMRGERPFVFSNLKSGKGLQTIIDFIVTQGMLEPRGIKVA from the coding sequence ATGAGTCAACAATGTTTACGCGTAGGTGTTGGTGGGCCGGTCGGTTCGGGCAAAACCGCCCTGTTAAAAGCACTCTGTCAGGCACTGCGCGAGCATTACAATCTGGCGGTGGTGACCAACGACATCTATACCCGTGAGGATGCCCAGTTCCTGTTGCGGCACGAAGCACTGGAAGAGGATCGTATTATGGGGGTGGAGACTGGTGGTTGTCCCCATACCGCGATACGGGAAGATGCCTCCATGAACCTGGCCGCGATTGATGAACTGCAAGCGCGTCACCAAGGTCTGGAACTGGTGTTGGTCGAAAGTGGTGGGGATAACCTCAGCGCAACTTTCAGCCCCGAACTGTCCGACCTTACCCTCTATGTGATCGATGTGTCCGCCGGGGACAAGATACCCCGCAAAGGTGGTCCTGGTATCACCAAATCCGACCTGCTGATCATCAATAAAACCGACCTGGCACCCTTGGTGGGGGCCGATCTGGAGGTGATGGATCGTGATGCCAGCATGATGCGTGGGGAGCGCCCCTTTGTCTTTAGTAACCTGAAGTCGGGCAAGGGGTTGCAGACGATCATCGACTTTATCGTTACCCAGGGCATGCTGGAACCACGGGGTATCAAGGTCGCCTGA
- a CDS encoding urease accessory protein UreF — protein sequence MNTPLLHLLHLVSPSLPIGAFAYSQGLEYAIDSGWLTAEGDLDAWLAGVMKDGLACTDLPVILRQMRAWRTGDQHALEHWNQWLLANRETHELLQEEIQLGGTLNRLLQSLAVLTEQTIQPAEPAYCTLFAIAACHYNIDEADALRGFCWSWLENQVAVACKTVPLGQTAAQQLLHRLMPNIEQSVLQALSLDDEEMGGTLPGFAIASGCHETQYSRLFRS from the coding sequence ATGAACACACCCCTATTGCACTTGCTCCATCTGGTCAGCCCTTCGTTGCCGATTGGTGCTTTTGCCTACTCGCAAGGTTTGGAATACGCGATTGATAGTGGTTGGTTAACGGCGGAGGGGGATCTCGATGCCTGGTTGGCCGGCGTGATGAAGGACGGTCTGGCCTGTACCGATCTTCCGGTCATTCTTCGCCAGATGCGCGCCTGGCGAACGGGTGATCAGCATGCGCTGGAACATTGGAATCAATGGTTGCTGGCCAATCGTGAAACCCATGAACTGCTTCAGGAAGAGATTCAGTTGGGTGGCACTCTCAATCGTTTATTGCAATCGCTGGCGGTGTTAACCGAACAGACCATTCAGCCCGCAGAACCCGCCTATTGCACCCTGTTTGCTATCGCCGCCTGCCATTACAACATCGACGAGGCGGATGCACTGCGCGGTTTTTGCTGGAGCTGGCTGGAAAATCAGGTGGCGGTGGCCTGTAAAACGGTGCCTTTGGGCCAGACCGCTGCGCAACAACTGTTGCACCGCTTGATGCCCAATATCGAGCAGTCGGTGCTGCAGGCACTGTCGCTGGACGATGAGGAGATGGGGGGGACCTTGCCGGGTTTTGCAATTGCCAGTGGTTGCCATGAAACCCAATATTCACGCCTGTTCCGCAGCTAG
- the ureE gene encoding urease accessory protein UreE produces MLKIIQRYQPEATQDCPPRIPEVLSLPFELRCKGRFRASTDSGQEVGVFIERGQVLQDGDLLQTECGQLVQVRSQAETVVTASTDSWLQFAKACYHLGNRHVPLQVGERWLRFQPDHVLEELVRLHGLSTLTEAAEFSPENGAYGHLGGHSHGDHEHSQGHSHEPPNSHSHEDRHAHTHAHS; encoded by the coding sequence ATGTTAAAAATCATCCAACGCTACCAACCGGAAGCCACGCAGGATTGCCCCCCTCGCATACCCGAGGTGCTGAGTTTGCCGTTCGAGTTGCGTTGCAAGGGACGTTTCCGTGCCAGCACCGATAGCGGGCAAGAGGTGGGGGTGTTTATCGAGCGTGGGCAGGTGTTGCAGGACGGGGATCTTCTGCAAACTGAATGTGGCCAGCTTGTTCAGGTGCGCAGCCAGGCGGAAACGGTGGTGACAGCCAGCACAGACAGTTGGCTGCAATTTGCCAAGGCCTGTTATCACCTGGGCAATCGTCATGTTCCGCTTCAGGTCGGCGAACGCTGGTTGCGCTTTCAGCCCGATCACGTGTTGGAAGAGCTGGTGCGCTTGCACGGCCTTAGCACCCTTACCGAAGCGGCTGAATTTTCACCGGAAAACGGTGCTTACGGTCATCTGGGAGGGCATTCCCATGGCGACCATGAGCATTCTCAGGGGCACTCTCATGAGCCCCCCAATAGTCATTCTCATGAAGACAGGCATGCTCATACGCATGCACATTCATAA
- the ureC gene encoding urease subunit alpha, with product MATITRQAYAEMYGPTTGDRVRLADTELWIEVEKDFTRYGDEVKFGGGKVIRDGMGQSQGLSNEVVDTLITNALILDHWGIVKADVGIKEGRIVAIGKAGNPDTQEGVTIEVGPGTDVIAGEGQILTAGAIDAHIHFICPQQIDEALMSGVTTMLGGGTGPSTGTNATTCTPGPWNIGKMLQGTDHLPMNFGFLGKGNASLPGPLEEQLTAGTMGMKLHEDWGTTPASIDNCLSVADRFDVQVAIHTDTLNESGFVEDTIAAFKGRSIHTYHTEGAGGGHAPDIIKACGLANVLPSSTNPTRPYTVNTVDEHLDMLMVCHHLDPNIPEDVAFADSRIRKETIAAEDILHDLGAFSMIASDSQAMGRVGEVITRTWQTAHKMKVQRGLLAEDSNLGADNYRAKRYVAKYTINPALSHGIAHEVGSVEVGKLADLVLWKPRFFGIKPSLIIKGGFIAAAPMGDPNASIPTPQPVHYRPMFGASPAAAAATSLTFVAAAALERGLEASLGLERRLAACKGVREIGKPDMKLNSYQPHMEVDPQTYEVRADGQLLTCEPASELPMAQRYFLF from the coding sequence ATGGCGACCATTACACGACAGGCTTACGCGGAAATGTACGGCCCTACCACGGGAGACCGGGTTCGCCTGGCCGATACCGAGCTGTGGATCGAGGTCGAAAAAGATTTCACCCGCTATGGCGATGAGGTTAAGTTCGGTGGCGGCAAAGTGATCCGCGACGGTATGGGGCAGAGTCAGGGGCTGTCAAACGAGGTGGTTGACACATTGATCACCAATGCTCTGATTCTGGATCATTGGGGCATCGTCAAAGCCGATGTGGGTATCAAGGAGGGGCGCATTGTCGCCATCGGCAAGGCGGGGAATCCCGATACCCAGGAGGGTGTGACCATCGAGGTTGGGCCCGGTACCGATGTTATTGCCGGAGAAGGGCAGATTCTCACCGCTGGTGCGATAGATGCTCATATTCATTTTATTTGCCCGCAACAGATCGACGAAGCCTTGATGTCTGGCGTCACCACCATGCTCGGTGGCGGCACCGGGCCATCGACGGGTACCAATGCCACCACCTGCACACCGGGTCCCTGGAATATTGGCAAAATGCTGCAAGGCACCGATCATCTGCCAATGAACTTTGGTTTTCTGGGCAAAGGTAACGCGAGCCTGCCCGGTCCGCTGGAAGAGCAGTTAACGGCTGGCACCATGGGCATGAAATTGCACGAAGACTGGGGTACCACGCCGGCGTCGATCGATAACTGTCTGAGCGTAGCCGACCGTTTCGATGTACAGGTAGCGATTCATACCGATACCCTGAATGAGTCAGGTTTTGTTGAGGATACTATTGCCGCCTTCAAGGGGCGCTCAATCCACACCTACCATACCGAAGGTGCCGGAGGCGGGCACGCACCGGACATTATCAAGGCCTGTGGTCTGGCCAATGTGCTTCCTTCGTCGACCAATCCAACGCGCCCCTACACGGTTAATACAGTGGATGAACACCTGGATATGCTGATGGTGTGTCACCATCTGGATCCGAATATTCCGGAAGATGTGGCCTTTGCCGATTCCCGTATTCGCAAGGAAACCATCGCCGCCGAGGATATTTTGCACGACCTGGGCGCCTTCTCCATGATCGCTTCCGACTCGCAGGCCATGGGACGGGTAGGGGAGGTGATTACCCGCACCTGGCAAACCGCTCACAAAATGAAAGTGCAGCGGGGGTTATTAGCCGAAGATAGTAATCTGGGCGCGGATAATTATCGCGCCAAGCGTTATGTCGCCAAGTACACCATCAATCCGGCGCTGTCCCATGGTATTGCGCACGAAGTCGGTTCGGTGGAGGTTGGTAAGCTGGCGGATCTGGTGCTCTGGAAGCCACGCTTCTTCGGCATCAAACCCTCGTTGATCATCAAGGGAGGCTTTATCGCTGCGGCGCCGATGGGTGATCCCAATGCGTCGATTCCGACACCGCAGCCGGTGCATTACCGGCCCATGTTCGGGGCGTCTCCAGCGGCGGCGGCCGCGACCAGTTTAACTTTCGTAGCGGCGGCGGCGCTTGAACGCGGGTTGGAAGCCTCGTTGGGTCTGGAGCGTAGGCTGGCGGCCTGCAAAGGCGTGCGGGAGATCGGCAAGCCGGATATGAAACTGAACAGCTACCAGCCCCACATGGAAGTCGATCCGCAAACTTACGAAGTGCGGGCAGATGGCCAGTTACTGACCTGTGAACCGGCCAGCGAACTGCCCATGGCGCAGCGTTATTTTCTCTTTTGA
- a CDS encoding urease subunit beta, with product MKPGELQIKAGEIELNPGRETCTLKVANSGDRPIQVGSHYHFYETNPALRFERELSRGFRLNIAAGTAVRFEPGQSRTVELVRFAGKQRIFGFRGEVMGPLDDAPQVDSSAMDSRETE from the coding sequence ATGAAACCCGGTGAGTTGCAGATAAAAGCGGGGGAGATTGAACTCAATCCCGGTCGTGAAACCTGTACCCTTAAAGTCGCCAATAGCGGTGACCGGCCGATTCAGGTTGGTTCCCATTACCATTTTTATGAAACCAATCCGGCGCTCAGGTTTGAGCGCGAGCTGAGCCGTGGCTTTCGCCTCAATATTGCCGCAGGTACGGCGGTGCGTTTTGAGCCGGGACAAAGCCGGACTGTTGAACTGGTGCGGTTTGCCGGCAAGCAACGCATCTTTGGCTTTCGCGGCGAAGTGATGGGGCCCCTGGATGATGCTCCCCAGGTGGACAGTTCTGCGATGGATTCGAGGGAGACGGAATAA
- a CDS encoding urease subunit gamma: MELSPREKDKLLLFTAALLAERRRARGLKLNYPESVALISAEILEGARDGKTVAELMSFGRTILGRDDLMDGVPEMIDEIQVEATFPDGTKLVTVHDPIQ; encoded by the coding sequence ATGGAATTAAGCCCCAGAGAAAAAGATAAACTGCTGCTCTTTACCGCTGCGCTGTTGGCAGAACGGCGCCGAGCTCGGGGACTAAAACTCAATTACCCCGAATCGGTCGCCCTGATCAGTGCTGAAATTCTTGAAGGTGCGCGGGATGGAAAGACCGTTGCCGAGTTGATGAGCTTTGGTCGCACCATTCTGGGTCGGGACGACCTGATGGATGGAGTGCCCGAAATGATCGATGAAATTCAGGTCGAAGCCACCTTTCCCGACGGGACCAAACTGGTCACCGTGCATGACCCTATCCAATAA
- a CDS encoding urease accessory protein UreD codes for MQSSSEPALSTPDCVAPPREGFGQNRQWLASLELGFDLRGPRTALHHLRHQGPLRVQKPFYPEGGCCHVYLLHPPGGLVSGDRLDINMTLDTGSSALVTTPSAGKIYKSDSHAVAQHQHLDVQVGPQAVLEWLPQETIMFDGALGRTQAQVNLAADAKFIGWELVSLGRPASDERFTRGSMLQQMSIYREGKPLLIEKQDLYADSELSHQAWGLDNRVVSGSAWATGFEADPKAVIDQLRALKSEDIQARFAISFRRDVLCVRYLGDEMEAARHFFIQAWQIIRPVLLQRDGVQPRIWLT; via the coding sequence ATGCAGTCCAGTTCAGAACCGGCCCTGAGTACGCCAGATTGCGTAGCGCCGCCGCGCGAAGGGTTTGGGCAAAATCGACAATGGCTGGCTTCTCTCGAACTGGGTTTTGACCTGCGGGGGCCGCGTACGGCACTGCATCACCTTCGCCACCAGGGCCCTTTGCGGGTACAGAAACCGTTCTATCCGGAAGGTGGTTGCTGTCATGTGTATTTATTGCATCCTCCCGGGGGGCTCGTCAGCGGCGACCGGCTCGATATCAACATGACTCTTGATACTGGGTCCTCAGCATTGGTCACGACGCCTTCGGCCGGCAAGATCTACAAGAGTGACAGCCATGCTGTCGCCCAGCATCAACACCTCGATGTTCAGGTGGGTCCTCAAGCCGTGCTGGAATGGCTGCCCCAGGAAACCATTATGTTCGATGGCGCGCTAGGTCGTACCCAGGCACAGGTGAACCTGGCGGCGGATGCAAAATTTATCGGTTGGGAACTGGTCAGCCTGGGACGACCTGCCAGCGATGAGCGTTTCACCCGCGGTAGCATGTTGCAGCAGATGAGCATCTATCGCGAAGGAAAACCCCTGTTGATCGAAAAGCAGGATCTGTACGCAGACAGTGAGCTGTCGCATCAAGCCTGGGGATTGGATAACCGGGTGGTAAGCGGCAGTGCCTGGGCAACGGGATTTGAGGCTGACCCCAAAGCAGTGATCGACCAATTACGCGCCCTGAAAAGCGAAGATATTCAGGCCCGTTTTGCGATCAGCTTTCGACGTGACGTGCTTTGTGTTCGTTATCTGGGGGACGAGATGGAGGCGGCTCGACATTTCTTTATTCAAGCCTGGCAAATCATACGTCCAGTGCTATTGCAGCGAGACGGCGTCCAGCCACGCATCTGGTTAACCTGA
- the urtE gene encoding urea ABC transporter ATP-binding subunit UrtE, which produces MLQIQGINQFYGESHILWDLDLNVNEGRCTCLMGRNGVGKTTLLKAIMGLLPVASGSMQFKGEDLLKQSAERRASLGIGYVPQGRQIFPLLTVEENLQIGLPARRDNAKRIPPFIFELFPVLQEMLHRRGGDLSGGQQQQLAIGRALVTDPSLLILDEPTEGIQPNVVQEIGDIIRKLNREIGLTVLLVEQKLPFAHKVADDFCILERGRNVAMGEMAGLGDELVKKYLTV; this is translated from the coding sequence ATGTTACAGATTCAGGGTATTAACCAGTTTTACGGTGAAAGCCATATTCTCTGGGATCTTGATCTCAATGTGAATGAGGGGCGCTGTACCTGCTTGATGGGGCGCAATGGTGTGGGCAAAACCACCTTGTTAAAAGCCATTATGGGTCTGTTGCCGGTGGCTTCTGGGTCCATGCAATTCAAGGGCGAGGACTTGCTGAAACAATCGGCCGAGCGCCGAGCCAGCCTGGGAATTGGTTATGTGCCCCAGGGGCGGCAAATCTTTCCGCTGTTAACCGTGGAAGAAAATTTGCAGATCGGATTACCGGCACGCCGGGATAACGCCAAGCGCATCCCGCCGTTTATCTTCGAACTGTTTCCTGTTTTGCAGGAGATGTTGCACCGCCGGGGAGGCGATCTTTCCGGAGGCCAGCAGCAACAGTTGGCCATCGGCCGTGCGCTGGTTACCGATCCCTCGCTACTGATTTTGGACGAACCGACCGAGGGGATTCAGCCCAATGTGGTGCAGGAGATCGGCGATATTATTCGCAAGCTCAACCGAGAGATCGGTCTTACGGTACTCTTGGTTGAACAAAAACTGCCGTTTGCTCACAAAGTCGCGGACGATTTTTGCATTCTTGAGCGCGGGCGTAATGTGGCCATGGGGGAAATGGCGGGGCTTGGTGATGAGTTGGTGAAAAAATACCTGACCGTTTGA
- the urtD gene encoding urea ABC transporter ATP-binding protein UrtD: MSMIETFRHHTRRDQVFDFLMPPAVSNLDLSKNTILYLEGLNVSFDGFQAINDLNLYIEPGELRCIIGPNGAGKTTMMDIITGKTRPDSGTAFFGRRIDLLQLSEAEIAEAGIGRKFQKPTVFEPLTVFENLELAMSGDKRVWSTFRARVRGEQRSHIESTMESIGLQDHADQRSGALSHGQKQWLEIGMLLMQDPQLLLVDEPVAGMTHQEMDRTAELLNSLAGKHSVVVVEHDMDFVRSIARTVTVLHQGSVLAEGTMDQVQADPRVKEVYLGE, from the coding sequence ATGAGCATGATAGAGACATTCCGTCACCATACCCGTCGCGATCAGGTGTTTGATTTCCTGATGCCGCCGGCAGTGAGTAACCTGGATCTGTCGAAAAATACCATCCTGTACCTGGAGGGGCTCAACGTCAGCTTCGATGGGTTTCAGGCGATCAATGATCTGAATCTTTATATAGAACCCGGTGAACTGCGTTGCATTATCGGTCCTAACGGTGCCGGCAAAACCACCATGATGGATATCATCACCGGTAAAACCCGGCCCGACAGCGGCACGGCTTTTTTCGGTCGTCGTATTGATTTGTTACAGCTCAGTGAAGCGGAGATCGCCGAGGCGGGCATAGGCCGTAAATTCCAGAAGCCTACGGTGTTTGAACCCCTGACGGTGTTTGAAAACCTGGAGCTGGCGATGTCGGGCGATAAAAGAGTCTGGAGTACTTTTCGCGCTCGAGTCAGGGGTGAGCAGCGCTCTCATATTGAAAGCACAATGGAGTCCATTGGTTTACAGGATCATGCTGATCAGCGTTCCGGTGCACTCTCTCACGGTCAGAAGCAGTGGTTGGAGATCGGGATGCTGCTGATGCAGGACCCTCAGCTGTTGCTGGTGGATGAACCGGTGGCCGGTATGACTCATCAGGAGATGGATCGCACCGCCGAGCTGTTGAACTCATTGGCGGGTAAGCACTCGGTCGTGGTGGTTGAACACGATATGGATTTCGTGCGCTCCATTGCCCGTACCGTAACGGTATTGCATCAGGGGTCTGTATTGGCCGAAGGCACTATGGATCAGGTGCAAGCCGATCCGCGGGTCAAAGAAGTGTATTTGGGGGAGTAG
- the urtC gene encoding urea ABC transporter permease subunit UrtC produces the protein MLLNKLFKNDLGGQILIGSLLVVTVLVTLLNVLLPVDSAFHVPTYTVTLLGKYLCYALLAVALDLAWGYLGILSLGHGAFFALGGYAMGMYLMRQIGDRGVYGNPELPDFMVFLDWQELPWFWQGFDHFGFAMLMVLLVPGLLAFAFGALAFRSRVTGVYLSIITQALTYALLLAFYRNEMGFGGNNGLTDFKDILGFSLQSDTTRILLFIASSLALIAGYLICRAVTRSRLGRVCVAIRDSEDRVRFIGYRVERVKLAVFTLSAALAGVAGALYVPQVGIINPNEFSPLNSIEAVVWVAVGGRATLYGAVVGALLINYAKSFFTMAMPEVWLFALGAIFVLVTLYLPNGIVGLLKRKGADA, from the coding sequence ATGCTACTCAACAAACTTTTTAAAAATGATCTGGGTGGCCAAATTCTGATTGGCTCTCTGTTAGTGGTCACGGTGCTGGTTACATTACTGAATGTTCTGTTGCCCGTAGACAGTGCGTTTCATGTGCCGACCTACACCGTTACCTTGCTGGGTAAATACCTCTGCTATGCCTTGTTGGCGGTCGCACTGGATCTGGCCTGGGGCTATCTGGGCATTCTCAGCCTGGGTCATGGCGCATTTTTTGCCCTGGGTGGTTACGCCATGGGCATGTACCTGATGCGTCAGATTGGTGACCGAGGTGTCTATGGTAATCCTGAACTGCCCGACTTTATGGTGTTCCTCGACTGGCAGGAACTACCCTGGTTCTGGCAGGGGTTTGATCACTTTGGTTTTGCCATGTTGATGGTATTGCTGGTGCCCGGGTTGTTGGCTTTTGCCTTTGGCGCGCTGGCCTTTCGCTCCCGGGTCACGGGGGTGTATCTGTCCATTATCACCCAGGCCCTGACCTACGCCTTGTTGCTGGCCTTCTATCGCAACGAAATGGGTTTTGGGGGCAACAACGGTTTGACCGATTTCAAAGATATTCTTGGTTTCAGCCTGCAATCGGACACCACGCGTATCCTGTTATTTATCGCTTCGTCACTGGCCCTGATTGCCGGTTACCTGATCTGTCGAGCGGTCACTCGATCGCGTCTCGGACGAGTCTGTGTGGCGATACGCGACAGTGAAGATCGGGTGCGCTTTATCGGTTATCGCGTCGAACGGGTGAAGCTGGCGGTGTTTACCCTGTCCGCGGCGCTCGCCGGCGTCGCCGGGGCACTCTATGTGCCTCAGGTGGGTATTATCAATCCCAACGAGTTCTCGCCGCTTAATTCGATCGAGGCGGTGGTCTGGGTCGCGGTAGGTGGACGGGCCACACTATACGGTGCCGTGGTCGGTGCCTTGCTGATCAACTACGCCAAATCCTTTTTCACCATGGCGATGCCCGAGGTCTGGCTGTTCGCCCTGGGGGCCATCTTCGTACTGGTGACACTGTATCTGCCCAATGGCATTGTCGGGCTATTGAAGCGCAAGGGGGCTGACGCATGA